In one window of Pseudomonadota bacterium DNA:
- a CDS encoding methyl-accepting chemotaxis protein: MSAAAGTLQARESNTGLYLIGALLVAVILLLVANFVFLNQANEQQRRHLALITEVQVQSQQIAKLANEAAGGAFAAFDALRETRDKIQINLTTLTEGNDAGVTALPKDESLEQIRVKLVDSTWAGIKTDAQTILEAGGEVTDLAQVVGQFSREVPVMGERLDDVAKVLTDINADRQQIYLATGQQQVAERMLRRIAEILSGAMNASQAVEGLARDVDQLRGILSGLLNGSPELGIRAIQNPEALERLGSVFQVFNEVEANAKLILEAAATLFRAKEASDGISLGSGVLLSDAQQLEERYEELTEGEQLFPSPILGFGLGAAAALLIALLLWYLYRDQRARFRVTEDLNQRNQEAILRLLDEMGSLAEGDLTVKATVTEDITGAIADSINFAIEALRSLVTTINETAVQVASAAQETQATAMHLAEASEHQAQQITSASAAINEIAVSIDEVSKNSAESADVAQRSVAIAAKGADVVRQTIDGMDNIREQIQETSKRIKRLGESSQEIGDIVELINDIAEQTNILALNAAIQAASAGEAGRGFAVVADEVQRLAERASNATKRIETLVQTIQADTNEAVISMEQTTTEVVNGARLAEDAGEALGEIEKVSHDLADLIQNISEAARQQSAAATNISGTMNVIQEITTQTSAGTSQTAESIGHLADLAAELRRSVADFKLPA; this comes from the coding sequence ATGAGTGCAGCGGCTGGCACCCTGCAGGCAAGGGAAAGCAACACCGGGCTGTATCTGATCGGCGCGCTGCTGGTGGCGGTCATCCTGCTGCTGGTAGCCAACTTCGTCTTTCTGAACCAGGCCAACGAACAGCAGCGCCGACACCTGGCGCTCATTACCGAAGTTCAGGTGCAGTCGCAGCAAATCGCTAAGCTCGCCAACGAGGCGGCGGGCGGCGCGTTTGCGGCGTTTGATGCGCTGCGCGAGACCCGGGACAAGATTCAGATCAATCTGACAACACTGACCGAGGGCAACGACGCCGGCGTCACGGCCCTGCCGAAAGACGAATCGCTGGAGCAGATTCGCGTCAAGCTGGTGGATTCCACCTGGGCGGGCATTAAGACCGACGCTCAAACCATCCTGGAAGCCGGTGGTGAGGTCACAGACCTGGCGCAAGTGGTGGGCCAGTTCTCTAGGGAAGTGCCGGTGATGGGCGAGCGTCTGGACGACGTGGCCAAGGTGCTTACCGACATTAACGCTGACCGCCAGCAGATTTATCTCGCCACCGGGCAGCAGCAGGTGGCGGAGCGGATGCTGCGGCGGATTGCCGAGATCCTGTCCGGTGCCATGAACGCCAGCCAGGCCGTTGAGGGTCTGGCTCGAGACGTGGATCAGCTGCGGGGAATCCTCTCCGGCCTGCTCAACGGCAGCCCGGAGCTCGGCATCCGCGCTATCCAGAATCCCGAGGCGCTGGAGCGGCTCGGCTCGGTGTTTCAGGTCTTCAACGAAGTCGAAGCCAACGCCAAGCTGATCCTCGAGGCCGCCGCAACGCTATTCCGTGCCAAGGAGGCTTCCGACGGCATCTCACTCGGCTCAGGCGTGCTGCTCAGCGACGCTCAGCAGCTGGAAGAACGTTATGAGGAGCTCACCGAGGGTGAACAGCTGTTTCCCTCGCCGATCCTCGGATTTGGTCTCGGTGCCGCGGCGGCCCTGCTGATCGCGCTGCTGCTGTGGTACCTCTATCGCGACCAGCGTGCCCGCTTCCGGGTCACCGAGGACCTGAACCAGCGGAACCAGGAGGCTATTCTTCGCCTGCTGGACGAAATGGGCTCACTCGCTGAGGGTGACCTGACGGTGAAGGCTACGGTGACCGAAGACATCACCGGCGCGATCGCGGACTCGATCAACTTCGCGATTGAGGCCCTGCGCTCCCTGGTAACCACCATTAACGAAACCGCGGTGCAGGTGGCCTCCGCCGCCCAGGAAACGCAGGCGACCGCCATGCACCTGGCCGAGGCCTCCGAGCACCAGGCGCAGCAGATCACCTCAGCGTCTGCGGCGATCAACGAGATCGCGGTGTCGATTGACGAGGTGTCAAAGAACTCGGCCGAGTCAGCCGACGTGGCGCAGCGCTCGGTGGCGATCGCTGCCAAGGGCGCGGACGTGGTGCGCCAGACGATCGACGGGATGGACAACATCCGCGAGCAGATCCAGGAAACGTCTAAGCGGATCAAGCGGCTGGGTGAGAGCTCCCAGGAAATTGGCGACATCGTTGAGCTGATCAACGACATCGCCGAGCAAACCAACATTCTCGCGCTCAACGCTGCTATTCAGGCCGCTTCAGCCGGTGAGGCGGGTCGCGGTTTTGCGGTGGTTGCGGACGAAGTTCAGCGCCTCGCGGAGCGCGCCTCTAACGCAACGAAACGCATCGAGACGCTGGTACAGACGATTCAGGCTGATACCAACGAAGCGGTGATCTCGATGGAGCAAACCACCACCGAGGTGGTCAACGGGGCCCGGCTGGCGGAGGACGCCGGTGAGGCGCTCGGCGAGATCGAGAAAGTGTCACACGACCTGGCGGATCTGATTCAGAATATCTCCGAGGCGGCGCGCCAGCAGTCGGCGGCGGCGACCAACATCTCCGGCACCATGAACGTGATTCAGGAAATCACCACCCAGACCTCCGCCGGTACCAGCCAGACCGCTGAAAGCATCGGTCACCTGGCCGACCTGGCGGCGGAGCTGCGGCGTTCGGTAGCGGACTTTAAGCTGCCGGCCTGA
- a CDS encoding chemotaxis protein CheW, with protein MSNTPFNTLRDVEKRSLIHAVGLPEQALAQGTWSGIAFQVAGLNLVSEISDIVEILTVPSLTVVPGAKAWVMGVANVRGTLVPVIDFCLFLGGGRTTHTKYSRVLVVQQSGGVVGLLIDEVQGQRHFLVEDLSQAGHYAEQAIAPYLTREYLKGEEFWGAVDFTRLVNNPVFMQAAA; from the coding sequence GTGAGCAATACTCCCTTTAACACGTTGCGCGACGTGGAAAAGCGATCGCTGATCCACGCCGTTGGCCTGCCGGAGCAGGCGCTGGCGCAAGGCACATGGTCCGGCATCGCGTTCCAGGTTGCTGGACTGAACCTGGTTAGCGAAATCAGCGATATCGTGGAAATTCTGACCGTGCCGTCACTCACCGTAGTGCCCGGCGCAAAGGCCTGGGTCATGGGTGTGGCCAACGTCCGCGGCACCCTGGTGCCGGTCATCGACTTTTGCCTGTTCCTGGGCGGCGGTCGCACCACTCACACCAAATACAGCCGGGTGCTGGTGGTACAGCAGAGCGGCGGCGTGGTGGGCCTGTTAATCGACGAAGTCCAGGGACAGCGACATTTTCTGGTTGAGGACCTTTCGCAGGCGGGGCACTACGCCGAGCAGGCGATTGCACCCTACCTGACCCGAGAGTATCTGAAAGGCGAAGAGTTCTGGGGCGCGGTCGACTTTACCCGCCTGGTCAACAATCCGGTGTTTATGCAGGCCGCGGCCTGA
- a CDS encoding response regulator has product MAQILIIDDSPTDLHVFRTMLERHGFDVTTAQNAEEGISMAQRQCPQLILMDIIMPGMNGFQATRQLSRDPATRDIPIVIVTNKDNATDKVWGMRQGAVDYLIKPVKDSRLLKSIKGALEAAA; this is encoded by the coding sequence ATGGCGCAAATATTGATCATCGACGACTCACCGACCGACCTGCATGTGTTTCGTACCATGCTGGAACGGCACGGTTTTGACGTCACCACCGCGCAAAATGCCGAAGAAGGCATCAGCATGGCGCAGCGGCAGTGCCCGCAGCTCATCTTGATGGACATCATCATGCCGGGCATGAACGGATTCCAGGCGACGCGGCAGCTCAGCCGCGATCCGGCCACCCGCGATATCCCGATTGTCATTGTCACGAACAAGGACAACGCAACGGACAAGGTCTGGGGTATGCGGCAGGGGGCAGTCGACTACCTGATTAAGCCGGTCAAAGACTCGCGGCTTCTCAAGTCCATCAAAGGTGCACTGGAGGCGGCCGCGTGA
- a CDS encoding response regulator, which yields MVIDDSKTIRRTAETLLKKEGCDVVTATDGFEALSKITDHQPSIIFVDIMMPRLDGYQTCALIKNNRVFRTTPVVMLSSKDGLFDKARGRIVGSEQYLTKPFTRDELLGAIRRHVDDSERST from the coding sequence ATGGTCATTGATGACAGCAAGACCATCCGTCGCACTGCCGAAACCCTGCTGAAAAAAGAAGGTTGTGATGTCGTGACCGCAACCGACGGATTCGAGGCGCTTTCGAAGATCACTGACCACCAGCCGAGCATTATTTTTGTGGACATCATGATGCCTCGTCTGGATGGGTACCAGACGTGCGCACTCATTAAAAACAACCGGGTGTTCAGGACAACCCCGGTTGTCATGCTGTCCAGCAAGGACGGTCTGTTCGACAAAGCCCGTGGTCGAATTGTCGGTTCAGAACAGTACCTGACCAAGCCTTTCACCCGTGACGAGCTGCTGGGCGCCATCAGACGTCACGTCGATGATTCGGAAAGGTCGACGTAA
- the gshB gene encoding glutathione synthase, with product MTISLAVVMDPISGINIKKDSTFAMLLEAQRRDYRTYYVEPRHLWVADGEAFARAARVTVQDNPDHWYDLAPQETIRLGDVDVVMMRKDPPFDMEYVADTYVLDRAEQNGALVVNRPEALRNINEKAAICGFPQLTPPTLVARDHQVLRDFVLEQGQAIVKPLDGMGGHQIFKVSAEDPNLNVVLETVGEMGRHLIMAQGFVPQITEGDKRILMIDGEPVPYALARIPSDQDFRGNLAKGGRGVAVPLDSGDLAVAEAVGPMLRDEGVLFAGLDVIGDRLTEINVTSPTCIRELDAAHGLNIAGQLFDCMESHLAKR from the coding sequence GTGACCATTTCCCTCGCGGTTGTGATGGACCCCATCAGCGGGATCAACATCAAAAAAGACTCCACCTTCGCCATGCTGCTCGAAGCGCAGCGACGCGACTATCGAACCTACTACGTCGAACCAAGACACCTGTGGGTGGCCGACGGTGAGGCTTTTGCCCGGGCAGCACGGGTCACAGTCCAAGACAACCCTGACCATTGGTACGACCTGGCTCCCCAGGAGACGATCCGCCTGGGCGACGTGGACGTGGTCATGATGCGGAAGGATCCGCCGTTCGACATGGAGTACGTCGCTGATACTTATGTGCTCGATCGAGCTGAGCAGAACGGGGCCCTGGTGGTCAATCGCCCTGAGGCCCTGCGCAACATCAACGAGAAAGCCGCCATCTGCGGCTTTCCCCAGCTCACGCCGCCGACGCTGGTAGCGCGCGACCATCAGGTCCTGCGCGATTTTGTGCTCGAGCAGGGACAGGCGATCGTCAAACCACTGGACGGTATGGGCGGACATCAGATTTTTAAGGTGAGCGCTGAAGACCCCAACCTCAACGTGGTGCTGGAGACGGTTGGTGAGATGGGCCGTCACCTGATCATGGCGCAGGGATTTGTGCCGCAGATCACAGAAGGGGACAAGAGAATCCTGATGATTGACGGCGAGCCGGTGCCTTATGCGTTGGCCCGCATCCCCTCGGATCAGGACTTTCGGGGAAACCTCGCCAAGGGTGGCCGAGGCGTAGCGGTACCGCTGGACTCCGGCGACCTCGCGGTCGCCGAGGCGGTGGGGCCGATGCTGCGGGATGAGGGGGTGCTGTTTGCGGGTCTCGACGTGATCGGCGACCGGCTGACGGAGATCAACGTCACGTCACCCACCTGTATCCGGGAATTGGACGCGGCGCACGGACTAAATATTGCGG